A part of Blastopirellula retiformator genomic DNA contains:
- a CDS encoding L-serine ammonia-lyase gives MISVFELFTIGIGPSSSHSVGPMRAAHRFLADLAAAGQLDRVARVQAELYGSLALTGIGHGTDKAVLVGLAGETPEAVDPDSIVPTAESIESTKKLNLAGQREIPFDCETDLLFHRRKSLPAHPNGLKFAAFDAGGVVLQETAYYSIGGGFVVSEEELAQGPPVDAVAFPYPFEKAADLLRISEETGLSFSGIMLQNEKARRSEEEVRAGLKKIWEAMQACVEKGLSTDGVLPGGLKIKRRARGFAQELMKRYGGANDPLSVLDWVNAFAMAVNEENAAGGRVVTAPTNGAAGIIPAVLHYYARFCPQASEDGVIRFLLTAAAIATLYKKNASISGAEVGCQGEVGVACSMAAAALTEVLGGTPQQVEQAAEIGMEHNLGLTCDPIGGLVQAPCIERNAMGATKAINASRLALRGDGTHHVSLDRVINVMRRTGADMSKKYKETSRGGLAVNWTEC, from the coding sequence ATGATCAGCGTTTTCGAGCTATTCACCATCGGAATCGGGCCTTCCAGTTCTCACTCGGTAGGTCCGATGCGCGCCGCGCATCGTTTTCTGGCCGATCTCGCCGCCGCCGGACAGTTGGACAGGGTCGCCCGCGTGCAGGCCGAACTCTACGGTTCTCTAGCTCTGACCGGCATCGGCCACGGAACCGACAAAGCGGTCTTGGTTGGCTTGGCCGGCGAAACGCCCGAAGCGGTCGATCCCGACTCGATCGTGCCGACGGCCGAAAGCATCGAGTCGACCAAGAAACTGAATCTGGCTGGCCAGCGCGAGATCCCCTTCGACTGCGAAACCGACCTGCTGTTCCATCGCCGTAAGTCGCTGCCGGCACATCCCAACGGATTGAAGTTCGCCGCGTTTGACGCCGGCGGAGTCGTCCTACAAGAGACCGCTTACTATTCGATTGGCGGGGGTTTTGTCGTCTCGGAAGAGGAACTGGCCCAAGGCCCGCCGGTCGATGCCGTCGCGTTCCCGTATCCCTTTGAAAAAGCGGCCGACCTGCTACGGATCTCGGAGGAGACCGGACTCTCGTTCAGCGGCATCATGCTGCAGAACGAAAAGGCGCGGCGCAGCGAAGAGGAAGTTCGCGCCGGCTTGAAGAAAATCTGGGAAGCGATGCAGGCCTGCGTCGAGAAAGGGCTCTCGACCGACGGCGTCCTTCCCGGCGGTTTGAAGATTAAACGCCGCGCTCGCGGATTTGCACAGGAACTAATGAAGCGGTACGGTGGCGCGAACGATCCGCTGTCGGTGCTCGACTGGGTCAACGCCTTTGCGATGGCGGTCAATGAAGAGAACGCCGCCGGCGGCCGAGTCGTCACGGCGCCCACCAACGGCGCGGCGGGAATCATTCCGGCGGTTCTGCATTACTATGCCCGGTTTTGTCCGCAGGCCAGCGAGGATGGCGTCATCCGCTTTTTGTTGACCGCGGCGGCGATCGCGACCCTGTACAAGAAAAACGCTTCGATCTCTGGCGCCGAAGTTGGTTGCCAAGGCGAGGTGGGCGTCGCCTGTTCGATGGCGGCCGCCGCATTGACTGAAGTGCTGGGAGGGACGCCGCAGCAAGTTGAACAAGCGGCCGAGATTGGCATGGAGCACAACCTGGGTTTGACCTGCGATCCAATCGGCGGCCTGGTGCAAGCGCCGTGCATCGAACGAAACGCGATGGGCGCTACGAAGGCGATCAACGCATCGCGACTGGCGCTCCGCGGCGACGGCACGCATCATGTGTCGCTCGACCGCGTGATCAACGTCATGCGCCGCACTGGGGCCGACATGTCGAAGAAGTACAAGGAAACGTCCCGCGGCGGTTTGGCGGTGAATTGGACCGAATGCTAG
- a CDS encoding flavodoxin: MSSKLAIFYGSTTGNTELAANKLAEELGGLLAHIGDVALSEPQQLAEYDVLLLGVSTWNIGDMQDDWYAFLKKLGDLDLTGKKVGLFAMGDAYGYPYNFLDAMGQLWEAIEKRGAQLVGVWPTAGYQFDESQAMYDDEHFVGLGLDEDNEPELTEERIRGWLVQVLQEIGLLDLQDLADAG, from the coding sequence ATGAGCTCGAAACTTGCGATCTTTTACGGATCGACGACCGGCAACACTGAACTGGCCGCGAACAAATTGGCCGAAGAACTAGGCGGCCTGCTTGCGCATATCGGTGACGTCGCGCTGAGCGAACCGCAACAGTTGGCCGAGTATGACGTGCTGCTGCTGGGCGTCTCGACCTGGAACATCGGCGACATGCAAGACGACTGGTACGCGTTTTTGAAGAAGCTGGGCGACCTTGATCTGACCGGCAAGAAGGTGGGCCTATTCGCGATGGGAGACGCGTACGGTTATCCCTACAACTTCCTCGACGCAATGGGCCAGCTATGGGAAGCGATCGAGAAACGGGGCGCCCAACTAGTCGGCGTCTGGCCAACCGCCGGCTATCAGTTTGACGAGTCGCAGGCAATGTACGACGACGAGCATTTCGTCGGACTTGGCCTGGACGAAGACAACGAACCGGAGCTGACCGAAGAGCGAATTCGCGGTTGGTTGGTCCAGGTTCTGCAGGAGATTGGGTTGCTTGACCTGCAGGACCTTGCTGACGCAGGTTGA
- a CDS encoding tetratricopeptide repeat protein — protein MQDRLQRAVACYTRGLLPEALRHVEAVLAAGDVGADALELKGVILQMQGAFPAGLETLLAAQQLQSLSTAAQLAIADCYCHTGDLDRGREILCRLAERSDFPTALLSSLAEGLGRLQEFELARRVCELAVQRNPNSHAALYGVVFYMSRGGEPAERSIPLVERLIDLAPRVFRYRMSLATLYTQLDEQEKAYLAIADASNDEMYSVDCACCVARLVELFELFDDRERAAYCRCRLVEIASE, from the coding sequence ATGCAAGATCGCTTGCAACGCGCCGTGGCGTGCTACACCCGCGGTTTGCTGCCCGAGGCCCTGCGACATGTCGAAGCGGTGCTGGCCGCCGGAGACGTTGGCGCCGACGCCTTAGAACTAAAAGGGGTGATCCTGCAGATGCAGGGCGCCTTCCCTGCAGGTCTAGAAACCTTGCTCGCAGCGCAACAGCTGCAGTCCCTTTCGACGGCGGCCCAGTTGGCGATCGCCGACTGTTATTGCCATACGGGCGACCTCGATCGAGGTCGCGAAATTCTCTGCCGACTGGCCGAGCGAAGCGACTTTCCGACCGCCCTCTTATCTTCCCTGGCAGAAGGGCTAGGACGACTGCAAGAATTTGAATTGGCCCGCCGGGTCTGCGAATTGGCGGTCCAGCGAAACCCCAACAGCCACGCCGCGCTATACGGCGTCGTGTTTTACATGTCGCGTGGGGGCGAACCTGCCGAGCGGTCGATCCCTCTAGTAGAAAGACTGATCGACCTGGCGCCGCGAGTGTTTCGCTACCGGATGTCGCTGGCGACTCTCTACACGCAGCTAGACGAGCAGGAAAAGGCGTACCTGGCGATCGCCGACGCTTCAAACGACGAGATGTACTCGGTCGATTGCGCCTGCTGCGTCGCCCGGTTGGTCGAGCTGTTCGAACTGTTCGACGACCGCGAGCGAGCCGCCTACTGCCGCTGCCGGCTGGTGGAAATCGCCAGCGAGTAG